One region of Natronorubrum aibiense genomic DNA includes:
- a CDS encoding Rid family detoxifying hydrolase, producing MKRVINTDEAPAAVGAYSQATATGDLLFTAGQLPFTPDGDLLEDVPVADQTRQCLENVAAILESEGADLEDVLKVTVFLDDIDDFEAMNEAYAEFFEDSPPARSAVEVGRVPKGAALEIEAVAVLE from the coding sequence ATGAAACGTGTTATCAACACAGACGAAGCGCCCGCGGCGGTCGGCGCATACAGTCAGGCGACTGCCACTGGCGACCTCCTGTTCACCGCCGGACAGCTCCCGTTCACTCCCGACGGCGACCTGCTCGAGGACGTGCCGGTCGCCGACCAGACCCGCCAGTGTCTCGAGAACGTCGCAGCGATCCTCGAGTCGGAAGGTGCAGACCTTGAGGACGTGCTCAAAGTCACGGTCTTTCTCGACGATATCGACGACTTCGAGGCGATGAACGAGGCCTACGCCGAGTTTTTCGAGGACTCGCCGCCGGCGAGAAGCGCCGTCGAGGTCGGTCGCGTTCCGAAAGGTGCTGCCCTCGAGATCGAGGCCGTGGCGGTACTCGAGTAG
- the samp2 gene encoding ubiquitin-like small modifier protein SAMP2: protein MHVTVDVKGEATYELELEAASNAEGGTETPTYADLLREVELSPHEVSVLVDGRPVPEDQPVESDHVTVLRLIKGGSP, encoded by the coding sequence ATGCACGTCACCGTCGACGTCAAGGGTGAGGCCACCTACGAACTCGAACTCGAGGCCGCATCGAACGCCGAGGGCGGCACCGAGACGCCGACCTACGCGGATCTGCTTCGCGAGGTCGAGTTGAGTCCACACGAGGTGAGCGTCCTCGTCGATGGGCGGCCGGTGCCCGAGGACCAACCGGTCGAGAGCGACCACGTGACGGTGTTGCGACTGATCAAGGGCGGCTCGCCGTAG